In Anas acuta chromosome 5, bAnaAcu1.1, whole genome shotgun sequence, a single window of DNA contains:
- the LOC137857430 gene encoding carbohydrate sulfotransferase 9-like yields MNQKALVFLLPNFIFGIIIFGFFSLKQKNLMDSFHVPTEDWLAIQNDRKNTLASVCQKNNLLKPRSKLDSLVANQLFVEHKHKLTYCEVPKVGCSNWKRTIFILQAGLEMEASEIEHDHIHQTSLIKRMAAYPPPIQEEFLSNYTKVMFTRHPLERLVSAYRDKLLHSEPYYSTTVANEIRAMFRKNKNSSEKVSFQEFVSFIIAKPMNALDIHWKPMFLLCDPCNIHYDILGKYETLGLDSEHVLKAIGAPESLQYPSLKRYGSEKRTNGDITLEYLRQLNSEQIEKIKKLYEMDFLLFNYTMKYEDYFSLKS; encoded by the exons ATGAACCAGAAGGCATTAGTTTTCCTTCtcccaaattttatttttgggataattatttttggatttttcagtctgaaacaaaaaaatctaatgg ATTCTTTTCATGTTCCCACTGAAGATTGGCTGGCAATTCAAAATGATCGTAAAAACACACTGGCCTCCGTCTGCCAGAAGAACAACCTTCTTAAACCAAGAAGCAAATTGGATTCTCTTGTAGCAAACCAGCTCTTTGTGGAGCACAAACATAAACTTACCTACTGTGAGGTGCCCAAGGTAGGCTGCTCCAACTGGAAGAGAACCATTTTCATTCTCCAAGCAGGCTTGGAAATGGAAGCTTCTGAAATTGAGCATGACCACATCCACCAGACCTCACTGATCAAAAGGATGGCTGCTTACCCTCCCCCTATACAAGAGGAATTTCTGAGCAATTACACCAAAGTGATGTTCACCAGACATCCCCTGGAACGGCTGGTTTCAGCTTACAGAGACAAGCTTCTGCACTCTGAGCCATACTACAGTACCACTGTTGCTAATGAGATTAGGGCAAtgttcaggaaaaacaaaaattcttctgaaaaagtGAGTTTCCAGGAGTTTGTCAGCTTTATTATAGCAAAACCAATGAATGCTCTTGACATTCACTGGAAACCAATGTTTCTTCTCTGTGATCCTTGCAACATTCACTATGATATTCTGGGCAAGTATGAAACTCTTGGGTTAGATTCTGAGCACGTTCTGAAGGCAATTGGTGCACCAGAGAGCCTGCAGTACCCCAGCCTGAAGAGGTATGGCTCAGAGAAACGAACTAATGGTGATATCACCTTGGAATACCTCAGACAGTTGAATTCAGAACAAATTGAGAAGATCAAAAAGTTGTATGAAATGGATTTTCTCTTGTTTAACTATACTATGAAATATGaggattatttttctctgaaaagctaA